The following are encoded in a window of Lacinutrix sp. WUR7 genomic DNA:
- a CDS encoding DUF2911 domain-containing protein, which produces MKINILYYALFALCISSFASAQEQLIKTTTIQKIGATELKVSTQQPTKLQWHSEKNIEKYKQQWKQNVNGKTEIAFNKDVIINNINIKAGKYLLLIFPGNDWKPANDSLYVFPGNDWKPKDTIANFPGNDWQPTNDVINVFPGNDWNPKNSLVKFPGNDWKPKKSKLRFPGNDWKPVNTLMSSFPGNDWLVVFYKNTGSTSKKLDKSLIVGEVTVASKKRLTPAINLSANFIYLNTNSVQLEISWKKTMLSIPINMK; this is translated from the coding sequence ATGAAAATCAACATTCTTTATTACGCGCTTTTTGCTCTATGTATTTCTTCTTTTGCAAGTGCGCAAGAGCAACTGATTAAAACAACAACGATTCAAAAAATTGGTGCTACAGAATTAAAAGTTAGCACCCAACAACCAACAAAGCTGCAATGGCATTCAGAGAAAAACATAGAAAAGTATAAACAACAATGGAAACAAAATGTTAATGGTAAAACAGAAATAGCCTTTAATAAAGATGTTATTATAAATAATATAAATATTAAAGCTGGAAAATATTTACTGCTCATTTTTCCTGGTAACGATTGGAAACCTGCAAACGATTCTTTGTATGTCTTTCCGGGTAATGATTGGAAGCCAAAAGACACTATAGCCAACTTCCCGGGCAATGATTGGCAACCAACAAACGATGTTATAAATGTTTTTCCAGGTAATGATTGGAATCCTAAAAATTCTTTAGTAAAATTTCCTGGTAACGATTGGAAGCCAAAAAAATCCAAATTAAGATTCCCTGGTAATGATTGGAAACCTGTCAATACATTAATGTCATCTTTTCCTGGTAACGACTGGCTTGTTGTATTTTATAAAAACACAGGCAGCACAAGTAAAAAATTGGATAAAAGTTTAATTGTAGGCGAAGTAACTGTAGCATCCAAAAAACGATTAACACCAGCGATTAATCTATCTGCAAACTTTATTTATTTAAATACAAACAGTGTGCAATTAGAGATTTCTTGGAAAAAAACCATGCTTTCCATTCCCATAAATATGAAATAA